From the genome of Bacillota bacterium, one region includes:
- a CDS encoding SWIM zinc finger family protein, with amino-acid sequence MPYRDWEYYTPAKPRKAKDGIKAKSRRGKIGESWWSGRFLSVLERLGMAARMARGRSYARSGQVMDLEVKPGLITATVQGTRAHPYSVKVRVAPLPAPGWAEVFKAMSEKALFMANLLAGEVPQEIEEVFFKVGKPLFPTSSRELDMECSCPDWASPCKHIAAVFYILAESFDQEPFLLFALRGKTKDEVIEELRSIRGGGGIEGESIPDALSQGLSPLEECLGAFWNTGPQVAGFKLGMVPPAVPEALLKGLSPCPVSLGKEELTDVLAPLYRIVAKEASRLALGQEIQGEEDL; translated from the coding sequence ATGCCCTACCGGGATTGGGAGTACTACACACCTGCCAAGCCCAGGAAGGCCAAGGACGGCATCAAGGCCAAGAGCCGCCGGGGCAAGATAGGGGAATCCTGGTGGTCAGGGCGGTTCTTGTCTGTCCTTGAGAGACTGGGGATGGCTGCCAGGATGGCCCGGGGGCGGTCCTATGCCCGCAGCGGGCAGGTGATGGACCTGGAGGTAAAGCCCGGGCTCATCACCGCCACGGTGCAGGGGACCAGGGCACACCCTTACTCAGTCAAGGTCCGCGTGGCCCCTCTGCCCGCCCCTGGCTGGGCCGAAGTCTTCAAGGCCATGTCCGAAAAGGCGCTCTTCATGGCAAATCTGCTGGCAGGGGAGGTGCCCCAGGAGATTGAGGAGGTCTTTTTCAAGGTGGGGAAACCCCTCTTTCCCACTTCCAGCCGGGAACTGGATATGGAGTGCTCCTGTCCTGACTGGGCCAGCCCCTGTAAACACATAGCGGCGGTCTTCTACATACTGGCGGAGTCCTTCGATCAGGAACCCTTCCTCCTCTTTGCCCTCCGGGGGAAGACCAAGGATGAGGTCATAGAGGAGCTGAGGAGCATCCGAGGGGGCGGCGGGATTGAGGGAGAGAGCATACCGGATGCCCTGTCCCAGGGTCTTTCCCCTCTGGAGGAATGCCTAGGGGCATTCTGGAACACCGGACCCCAGGTGGCCGGGTTCAAACTGGGAATGGTGCCACCGGCGGTGCCGGAAGCCTTGCTCAAAGGGCTCAGCCCCTGTCCAGTCTCCCTTGGTAAGGAGGAACTCACGGATGTCCTGGCCCCCCTTTACAGGATTGTGGCCAAGGAGGCGTCCCGTCTCGCTTTGGGGCAGGAGATCCAGGGAGAGGAGGACCTGTAG